The following proteins come from a genomic window of Syngnathus acus chromosome 15, fSynAcu1.2, whole genome shotgun sequence:
- the calhm3 gene encoding calcium homeostasis modulator protein 3, whose product MMERLKLVLQYFQSNSESISNGICMVLALVSVKLYTSFDFNCPCLPQYNKLYSLGVMVFPPIILFFLGVLLNRHTGVMMDEWMRPPGKCSKNLAVVKYLFSAMVQRALLAPMVWILVTLLDGKIFICAFSASVDPEIFSGMPNSTGLDVIQIMAKVPCKEDVLFRNSSFHKAVSRYVRCYSQAVGWSMLLFLMVLGALGRVLKPCFEDHATFLQTRYWSNYLDVEQKLFDETCVHHARDFARTCIAHFFENMREDVQLCPSHHKFLKDFTEDWEEEKRLHGIRKQEQVEHLLKKWYFSKPELDVSRAARMCATCKEERKKKSTIVMSSCG is encoded by the exons ATGATGGAGCGTCTGAAGTTAGTTTTGCAGTATTTCCAATCCAACTCTGAATCAATCTCCAACGGGATTTGTATGGTGCTGGCTTTGGTCAGCGTCAAGCTTTACACCAGCTTCGACTTCAACTGTCCGTGCCTTCCGCAATACAACAAACTCTACTCTTTGGGAGTGATGGTCTTTCCGCCGATtatcctcttcttcctcgggGTTCTGCTCAATCGCCATACGGGTGTcatgatggatgaatggatgaggcCTCCTGGAAAATGCTCCAAAAACCTGGCTGTGGTCAA ATATTTATTCTCAGCCATGGTCCAGCGGGCCCTCCTTGCGCCAATGGTGTGGATCCTCGTCACCCTCCTGGATGGGAAAATCTTCATTTGTGCCTTCAGCGCGAGTGTCGATCCTGAAATCTTCTCAG GTATGCCCAACAGCACTGGACTGGATGTGATCCAAATAATGGCCAAAGTCCCCTGCAAGGAGGATGTCCTCTTCAGGAATAGCTCTTTCCACAAAGCAGTGTCTCGTTATGTTCGCTGCTATTCGCAA GCAGTCGGCTGGTCCATGCTCCTTTTCCTGATGGTACTGGGAGCGCTAGGACGAGTCCTCAAGCCTTGTTTCGAAGACCATGCCACCTTCCTGCAAACACGCTACTGGAGCAACTACCTTGATGTGGAGCAGAAGCTCTTTGATGAGACCTGCGTCCACCACGCTCGAGACTTTGCTCGGACATGTATCGCGCACTTCTTTGAAAACATGAGGGAGGACGTCCAATTGTGCCCCTCACATCATAAATTCCTAAAAGACTTCACAGAGGACTgggaagaggagaagagacTTCATGGAATAAGAAAGCAAGAGCAAGTGGAGCACTTGCTGAAGAAATGGTACTTTAGTAAGCCTGAATTGGATGTAAGCAGAGCTGCCAGGATGTGCGCTACCTgcaaggaagaaagaaagaagaaatctACGATTGTCATGTCTTCTTGTGGCTAA
- the hells gene encoding lymphoid-specific helicase, producing MSCIKQEPGSVSPQCPKPDESEEPLGTAMETGAAIDTSVKSENIPSELIVTKEMEEEEKLLREEGEKKEKEMMNKARQSLERDGHEMRFKRLQHLLQKSNIYSKFLLTKMEQQQNEEKIRKEKMEKKNVNGTEPGKDQKKRRRADDYKIADVMSKKEIMSQAKRVKVEEAEAAPAHKKLDASDLENMSDSNQDIKNRLAETVRDNAKHLLDPDRTVKGEPVPAQQPQLFTGGVMRWYQIEGIEWLRMLWENGINGILADEMGLGKTIQCIAHIAMMIEKKVFGPFLVVAPLSTLPNWINEFKRFTPEVSVLLYHGPQSERGKLLKHMRKPQGPLSMYPVVITSFEIAMIDRKYLQRCQWKYLIVDEGHRIKNLNCRLVQELKMLPTDNKLLLTGTPLQNNLAELWSLLNFLLPEVFDDLKSFESWFDIDTLGEAESVVAAEREQNILSMLHQILTPFLLRRLKTDVTLEIPPKKEIIVYAPLTAKQETFYTAVVNKTIAKMLGQHKTEGPAALTPDGRPKRRCRKQVDYSEAKDETGLEKYLEKLQQEREQSSSAAVLDIQCPLDAQINLKMQNILMLLKRCCNHPYLVEYPLDPATQQFKIDEELVQSSGKFLILDRLLPALKKRGHKVLIFSQMTSILDILMDYCYLRGFQYSRLDGSMSYADREDNMAKFSKDPEVFIFLLSTRAGGLGINLTAADTVVIFDSDWNPQADLQAQDRCHRIGQTKPVVVYRLVTANTVDQKILERASAKRKLEQMVIHKNKFKGGRAELNQAKSCIDLDELRELLQARNTEKEVKSSSGQVISDKDLESLLDRSDLLDKDKKAMRKEKVGVFRVMEAPESSDMALI from the exons ATGAGCTG CATTAAACAAGAACCTGGAAGTGTTTCCCCTCAGTGCCCGAAACCTGATGAGTCTGAGGAACCACTGGGAACAGCAATGGAGACTGGAGCTGCAATTG ATACCAGTGTGAAAAGTGAGAATATACCATCTGAACTAATTGTCACCAAAGaaatggaggaagaggagaaactTCTGAGGGAAGAAGgtgaaaagaaagagaaggaaATGATGAACAAG GCTCGGCAGTCTTTGGAGAGAGACGGTCACGAAATGCGCTTCAAAAGACTGCAACATTTGCTCCAGAAGAGCAACATCTACTCTAAATTTCTGCTGACTAAAATGGAGCAACAACAGAATGAG GAGAAAATCAGGAAGGaaaagatggaaaagaaa AATGTAAACGGCACTGAGCCAGGAAAAG ATCAAAAGAAGAGACGAAGGGCGGATGACTACAAAATTGCTGATGTCATGTCTAAAAAA GAAATCATGTCACAGGCAAAGAGGGTTAAAGTGGAGGAAGCG GAAGCAGCCCCTGCCCACAAGAAGCTGGACGCCAGCGATCTGGAGAACATGAGCGATAGCAACCAAGACATCAAGAATCGTTTGGCGGAGACGGTGCGAGATAATGCCAAACATCTCCTGGACCCTGACAGGACGGTAAAAGGAGAGCCGGTGCCTGCTCAACAGCCGCAGCTCTTCACCGGCGGGGTCATGAGGTGGTACCAGATCGAGGGCATCGAGTGGCTTCGA ATGTTGTGGGAGAACGGCATCAATGGGATCCTTGCCGACGAGATGGGGCTGGGAAAGACAATCCAGTGTATTGCACACATCGCCATgatgattgaaaagaaagtcTTTGGGCCATTCTTGGTGGTGGCGCCACTTTCCACTCTGCCCAACTGGATCAATGAGTTCAAGCGCTTCACGCCAGAG GTGTCTGTCCTGCTTTATCATGGCCCCCAATCCGAGAGGGGCAAACTGCTGAAGCACATGCGCAAACCCCAGGGCCCTCTCAGTATGTATCCTGTCGTCATTACCTCCTTTGAGATTGCCATGATTGACCGAAAGTACCTTCAG CGATGTCAGTGGAAGTACCTGATTGTCGATGAAGGCCACAGAATCAAAAACCTCAATTGTCGACTAGTGCAGGAGTTGAAGATGCTACCCACAGACAACAAGCTGCTGCTTACCGGGACTCCGCTCCAGAACAACTTGGCTGAGCTCTGGTCCCTTCTCAATTTTCTCTTGCCTGAGGTTTTTGATGACCTCAAGAG CTTTGAGTCTTGGTTCGACATTGACACACTCGGCGAGGCTGAAAGTGTGGTGGCTGCTGAGCGCGAGCAGAACATCCTAAGCATGTTGCACCAG atTCTGACTCCGTTCCTGCTGAGGAGACTTAAGACGGATGTAACGCTGGAGATTCCTCCAAAGAAAGAGATCATTGTTTACGCCCCTCTGACGGCCAAACAGGAAACCTTCTACACTGCTGTGGTGAACAAGACCATTGCAAAAATGCTTGGTCAGCACAAG ACCGAAGGACCGGCAGCTTTGACGCCGGACGGCAGACCAAAGCGACGCTGTCGAAAGCAGGTCGACTACAGCGAAGCAAAGGATGAGACGGGCTTAGAGAAATATCTGGAAAAGCTTCAGCAGGAGCGGGAGCAGAG CTCTTCTGCTGCCGTGCTAGACATCCAATGCCCTCTGGATGCTCAGATCAACTTAAAGATGCAGAATATTCTCATGCTGCTAAAACGATGCTGTAACCATCCTTACCTGGTAGAATATCCCCTGGATCCAGCCACTCAACAATTCAAG ATTGACGAGGAGCTGGTTCAGTCTTCTGGGAAATTTCTCATACTTGACCGACTTCTGCCTGCGCTCAAGAAAAGAGGACATAAG GTGCTCATCTTCAGTCAGATGACTTCCATCTTGGACATTCTAATGGATTATTGCTACCTACGTGGCTTCCAGTACAGCAGATTGGATGGCAGCATGTCCTACGCCGATAGGGAAGACAAT ATggccaaattctccaaagaCCCAGaggttttcattttcctgCTCAGCACCAGAGCTGGTGGGCTTGGGATCAACCTGACGGCTGCTGACActgttgttatttttgacAGTGACTGG AACCCCCAGGCAGACCTCCAGGCTCAGGACCGCTGTCATCGCATTGGGCAAACCAAACCAGTGGTGGTATATCGTCTGGTCACAGCTAACACCGTCGACCAAAAGATTCTGGAGAGAGCCTCGGCAAAGAGGAAGCTGGAACAGATGGTCATCCACAAGA ATAAATTCAAAGGTGGCAGGGCAGAGTTGAACCAAGCTAAAAGCTGCATTGATCTGGATGAGCTGAGGGAGCTGCTCCAAGCCAGAAACACTGAGAA GGAAGTGAAATCATCGAGCGGGCAGGTGATAAGCGATAAAGACCTGGAGTCTTTATTGGACCGTAGTGACTTGCTGG ATAAAGACAAAAAGGCAATGAGGAAGGAGAAGGTTGGTGTCTTCAGAGTTATGGAGGCCCCGGAATCATCAGACATGGCCCTGATTTAA
- the LOC119134363 gene encoding calcium homeostasis modulator protein 2-like isoform X1, translating to MAAYALVTQNFKFASLFFKSKDVMIFNGLIALGTVASQTAYNVFAFDCPCSPGRNYYYGIAAIGAPALAFFIVGVMLNKRTWDLVSECRLRRFKKLSTAAAFAVLGSIMGRAVVAPLTWTVLSLLQGLAYTCALSEFTDPSSVKGFPPGYYSEDMAKFPCKESVPTELQGFWAEIDRRLKYESQLIGWLVVAGTSLMVFLVMCTRHCSSPLGYQQEEYWKKYRANEKTLFRRTAAVHAQLMAAKYVESFFGFVALENDEKEHVLEHQAAASPICSTEWNRVSGVYLYREKNGLPLYSRLNKWATYNEQNAREEDFDKEMEVFDSLIA from the exons ATGGCCGCTTATGCCCTTGTCACGCAGAATTTTAAATTTGCCTCTCTCTTCTTCAAGAGTAAAGATGTGATGATCTTTAACGGTCTGATTGCTCTGGGCACTGTGGCGAGCCAGACGGCGTACAACGTTTTTGCTTTCGATTGCCCGTGTTCCCCTGGGAGAAACTACTACTACGGCATAGCTGCCATCGGTGCTCCGGCTTTGGCGTTTTTCATCGTTGGAGTCATGTTGAACAAGAGAACTTGGGATCTAGTGTCAGAGTGCCGCCTCCGGAGGTTCAAGAAACTGTCCACAGCAGCCGCCTTCGCGGTACTGGGGAGTATTATGGGTCGAGCCGTGGTGGCGCCGCTTACGTGGACCGTCCTATCCCTGCTGCAGGGTCTGGCGTACACGTGCGCCCTAAGCGAGTTTACCGACCCCAGCAGCGTCAAGGGCTTCCCGCCTGGTTATTATTCCGAGGACATGGCAAAGTTCCCTTGCAAGGAAAGCGTTCCGACCGAGCTGCAAGGCTTTTGGGCAGAAATTGACCGACGTCTGAAATATGAGTCACAG CTGATTGGCTGGCTGGTGGTTGCCGGGACGTCTTTGATGGTTTTCTTAGTCATGTGCACGAGACATTGCTCGTCGCCCCTCGGCTACCAGCAGGAAGAATACTGGAAGAAGTATCGCGCCAACGAAAAGACCCTCTTTCGTCGTACGGCCGCCGTCCACGCCCAACTCATGGCTGCAAAGTATGTGGAGAGCTTCTTCGGTTTCGTGGCTCTGGAGAACGATGAGAAGGAACACGTGCTGGAACACCAGGCCGCGGCTAGTCCCATCTGCAGCACCGAGTGGAACAGAGTGAGCGGTGTCTACCTTTACAGGGAGAAGAATGGACTACCTCTATACAGCAGACTTAACAAATGGGCCACATACAACGAGCAGAACGCCCGGGAGGAGGACTTTGATAAAGAAATGGAAGTGTTTGACAGTTTAATTGCCTAG
- the LOC119134363 gene encoding calcium homeostasis modulator protein 2-like isoform X2 produces MAAYALVTQNFKFASLFFKSKDVMIFNGLIALGTVASQTAYNVFAFDCPCSPGRNYYYGIAAIGAPALAFFIVGVMLNKRTWDLVSECRLRRFKKLSTAAAFAGLAYTCALSEFTDPSSVKGFPPGYYSEDMAKFPCKESVPTELQGFWAEIDRRLKYESQLIGWLVVAGTSLMVFLVMCTRHCSSPLGYQQEEYWKKYRANEKTLFRRTAAVHAQLMAAKYVESFFGFVALENDEKEHVLEHQAAASPICSTEWNRVSGVYLYREKNGLPLYSRLNKWATYNEQNAREEDFDKEMEVFDSLIA; encoded by the exons ATGGCCGCTTATGCCCTTGTCACGCAGAATTTTAAATTTGCCTCTCTCTTCTTCAAGAGTAAAGATGTGATGATCTTTAACGGTCTGATTGCTCTGGGCACTGTGGCGAGCCAGACGGCGTACAACGTTTTTGCTTTCGATTGCCCGTGTTCCCCTGGGAGAAACTACTACTACGGCATAGCTGCCATCGGTGCTCCGGCTTTGGCGTTTTTCATCGTTGGAGTCATGTTGAACAAGAGAACTTGGGATCTAGTGTCAGAGTGCCGCCTCCGGAGGTTCAAGAAACTGTCCACAGCAGCCGCCTTCGCG GGTCTGGCGTACACGTGCGCCCTAAGCGAGTTTACCGACCCCAGCAGCGTCAAGGGCTTCCCGCCTGGTTATTATTCCGAGGACATGGCAAAGTTCCCTTGCAAGGAAAGCGTTCCGACCGAGCTGCAAGGCTTTTGGGCAGAAATTGACCGACGTCTGAAATATGAGTCACAG CTGATTGGCTGGCTGGTGGTTGCCGGGACGTCTTTGATGGTTTTCTTAGTCATGTGCACGAGACATTGCTCGTCGCCCCTCGGCTACCAGCAGGAAGAATACTGGAAGAAGTATCGCGCCAACGAAAAGACCCTCTTTCGTCGTACGGCCGCCGTCCACGCCCAACTCATGGCTGCAAAGTATGTGGAGAGCTTCTTCGGTTTCGTGGCTCTGGAGAACGATGAGAAGGAACACGTGCTGGAACACCAGGCCGCGGCTAGTCCCATCTGCAGCACCGAGTGGAACAGAGTGAGCGGTGTCTACCTTTACAGGGAGAAGAATGGACTACCTCTATACAGCAGACTTAACAAATGGGCCACATACAACGAGCAGAACGCCCGGGAGGAGGACTTTGATAAAGAAATGGAAGTGTTTGACAGTTTAATTGCCTAG
- the LOC119134366 gene encoding ras-related protein ORAB-1-like, translating into MNPEYDYLFKLLLIGDSGVGKSCLLLRFADDTYTESYISTIGVDFKIRTIELDGKTIKLQIWDTAGQERFRTITSSYYRGAHGIIVVYDVTDQESFNNVKQWLQEIDRYASENVNKLLVGNKCDLTTKKVVDYTTAKEFADSLGIPFLETSAKNATNVEQAFMTMAAEIKKRMGPGAAAGGGEKPNMKLTPGTTVKPSSGGCC; encoded by the exons ATGAATCCAGAATA TGACTATTTATTCAAACTGCTCCTGATTGGTGACTCTGGTGTTGgaaaatcttgtctcctgctCCGATTTGCA GACGATACATACACAGAAAGCTACATTAGCACAATTGGTGTGGACTTCAAAATACGGACCATAGAACTTGATGGAAAGACCATTAAACTTCAGATT TGGGATACAGCAGGCCAAGAAAGGTTTCGTACGATCACGTCCAGTTACTATCGAGGCGCTCACGGTATCATTGTAGTgtatgatgtcacagatcaa GAATCCTTCAATAATGTTAAACAATGGCTACAGGAGATTGACCGTTATGCCagtgaaaatgtcaacaagtTGTTGGTAGGCAACAAGTGTGACCTGACGACAAAGAAGGTGGTGGATTACACAACAGCCAAG GAGTTTGCAGACTCTTTGGGCATCCCCTTCTTGGAAACCAGTGCCAAGAACGCCACCAATGTGGAGCAGGCCTTCATGACCATGGCTgcagagattaaaaaaagaatgggcCCCGGCGCCGCGGCCGGCGGTGGCGAGAAGCCCAACATGAAGCTGACGCCCGGAACCACCGTCAAGCCTTCATCGGGCGGCTGCTGTTGA